The segment TTGCCGTTCTTCGTCGCTACACTGCCCGACGAAGCAGAACGGTGCGTTTTACAAGCCCGCCAAGTGGCGGACTTGATCCTCGTAGACACGATTGGGCGCAGTCCTAAGCAAACGGAGCAATTGACAGCGTTGTGGGAATTGGTGGCAGCCACCAATCCCGACGAGGTGTATCTGACCCTTCCCGCGAACGGCAACCCCGCCGACTTAGCGTTAGCCGGTGAACAGTTCGCAATTTTCTGTCCGACCAGTCTGATCGTCACCAAACTGGACGAAGCGACGCAACCGGGCGTGTTGGTGAACTTGACCCGGCGCTTGCGTTTGCCCATCGCCTACATCACTGTCGGCCAAAATGTCCCCGACGATTTAGAAATCCCCACATCCGACCGATTAGCCACATGGGTGCTGGCACCGTTGACGAAACGCCTTACGCCTGCGGAGGTGACCGGCGATGCGTGACCAGGCGATGCGGCTGCGGGAGTTGTTTGCCCCGTCCCCGCCAGCACCAAGCCAACGCACCCATGCCGTCGCTATCGCCAGCGGCAAAGGCGGTGTCGGGAAAACGACTATCTCGGTCAACTTGTCGCTGGCGTTGGGAGATTTGGGTCACACCGTGCTCTTGTGGGACGCCGATTTCTCGTTGGCAAATGCCAATGTCTTGCTGAACTTACAAGTCAGCAAAACGGTGCGGGAATTGATTGACGGCTCTGCGGCCTTAGAGGAAGTGTTGCTTTCGGTCACTGACAAAGTGTGGTTGCTGCCAGGGGCATCGGGCATCGCAGAATTGGCGCGTATGGACGGACACGCTTTTACGACCATCCGCACGCGCTTGACCGCAATGGAAGAGCGGTTCGCCTTTATCCTCGCCGACGCTGCCGCTGGCATCGGTTCAGATGTGTTGTCTGTCTGCATGGCGGCTCACGAACTGCTGCTGGTCACGACCCCCGAGCCGACGGCGTTGACGGATGCCTACGGATTGCTCAAAGCTCTCGCCCGTCAAGGGTTCAACCAACCCATCCACATCGTGTTGAACATGGTGGACAGCCCCAGCGAATGCGAAGCCGGCGAGCGGTTGTGCCAAGTTGTGAAGCGGTTTTTGGGAATGACCGCTCAAGTCATCGCTACCGTGCCGTTCAGCCTTTGGGTGCACGAAGCGGTGCTGCGGCAAATTCCCCTTCTCCACCTTGCCCCCTCTTGTCCGACCGCCAAAGGCGTGCGGGAGTTAGCCCGACGCTTAGCGAGCCGTTCGCCCGGTGACGACCGTTCAGCCAACGGGCGGCCGTCGTTTCTGCAGCGGCTATTGAGCTTTTTGCGGTCCGAATAAGCACTCACGCAAAAGGAGCGAGCGGGCATGGATCCGAGGGCACTGTTACGACGCGGGCAAACTGTCGTGCTGGAAGCACCCCTGCACCGACAGAAACTCGTTTGTGTCGTTGATGGTGCAGCGGTTGATCGCCTGTTTCTGGTCTCTTTGGTCGGTTCAGAAGGACCGAGCGTTTTTGAACCTGGGCAGATTGTGGTCGGCTATGCGCAAACACCGATACGCGTTTACCAATTTGAAAGCGTCGTGCTGCAAAGTCAGTCGCAACCGACACCGACAGTCGTTATAGCGATGCCCGATACGCTGACGCCTGTGCAGCGACGCCGCTTCTTTCGCGTGGAAGTGCTTTTCGTAGCCCAACTAATGAGCAAGGACGATCCCCGTGCCCCCGCAGTAAGTGCAACGGGTGTGGACATCAGCGCCGGCGGTCTCGGTGTCAGTGTTGATCGTGCCGACCTGTATCCGGAGTTTCCTCAAGAAATCGGCAAACCCGTGCGGGTCGTTTGCGCTCTGCCCCCGGTGGAGGGTGAATTGCCTGAGCCCACCAAAGTGGAAGCCATCGGTGAAATCGTCTGGGTCACGCGCCACGAACGCTGGTTGCGCATGGGCATCGCTTTCATAGACATCGACCCGAAAGTGCGGGAGCACATCGTCGCATGGTGCTTTGCGTTTCAGCGGCGCTTGCTGCGCATGGGGCTGCTATCGCCGCGACGCGATACATCACGCCGCAGAGAGTGAGGTGTGAGGGATGTTGACAAAACGCCAATTAGCCGAGTGCTGGCAGGCTTACAAAACCCATCGCGACGAAGCGAGCCAAGAGGCGTTGGTGAAGGCTTACTTGCCGCTGGTCAAGCGCACTGTCGCCCGCATCAAGCCGATGTTGCCTCCGTCCGTAGAGGAGGATGACCTCATCAGTTACGGCTTGATCGGGCTGCTGGAAGCAATGGACCGGTTTGACCAACATCGCGGCGTGCCGTTTGAAGCCTTCGCCGTTCAACGCATTCGCGGCGCGATCTTGGACGG is part of the bacterium HR17 genome and harbors:
- the ylxH gene encoding Flagellum site-determining protein YlxH, with the protein product MRDQAMRLRELFAPSPPAPSQRTHAVAIASGKGGVGKTTISVNLSLALGDLGHTVLLWDADFSLANANVLLNLQVSKTVRELIDGSAALEEVLLSVTDKVWLLPGASGIAELARMDGHAFTTIRTRLTAMEERFAFILADAAAGIGSDVLSVCMAAHELLLVTTPEPTALTDAYGLLKALARQGFNQPIHIVLNMVDSPSECEAGERLCQVVKRFLGMTAQVIATVPFSLWVHEAVLRQIPLLHLAPSCPTAKGVRELARRLASRSPGDDRSANGRPSFLQRLLSFLRSE
- the ycgR gene encoding Flagellar brake protein YcgR, translating into MDPRALLRRGQTVVLEAPLHRQKLVCVVDGAAVDRLFLVSLVGSEGPSVFEPGQIVVGYAQTPIRVYQFESVVLQSQSQPTPTVVIAMPDTLTPVQRRRFFRVEVLFVAQLMSKDDPRAPAVSATGVDISAGGLGVSVDRADLYPEFPQEIGKPVRVVCALPPVEGELPEPTKVEAIGEIVWVTRHERWLRMGIAFIDIDPKVREHIVAWCFAFQRRLLRMGLLSPRRDTSRRRE